A part of Acipenser ruthenus chromosome 12, fAciRut3.2 maternal haplotype, whole genome shotgun sequence genomic DNA contains:
- the LOC117416698 gene encoding mitochondrial ubiquitin ligase activator of nfkb 1-A, giving the protein MSDSPVSPLTLICVGSSFAFSGLFYHLYQQKRQEIHNIEKIPKVQLNKDLIKILAASHRKRLGYAVIEGIVQPEGEPLASQFVPRCFGVIQKVIVREHKKVWNSITNTWNDRTQNSKESTNTVPFSLVPRGGDGGDGVSVQVVSPLEASNLCLEPVYRRLRKAQEGFVDYIAQGLSGEKPVGLQETEEMLRVGATLTGFGELVLEPGRVLKLQPPRDGQEYLLLLSDYKSFLQQHQKSLSMWKVLTALFRLAGATLLAYILYREYRRQTDNSQA; this is encoded by the exons ATGAGTGATAGTCCTGTTAGTCCCCTGACTCTGATCTGTGTGGGATCCAGCTTTGCATTCTCTGGGCTGTTCTACCATTTGTACCAACAGAAGAGACAAGAAATACACAACATTGAG AAAATCCCGAAGGTTCAGCTGAATAAAGACCTGATAAAGATATTGGCAGCGTCACACAGGAAAAGGCTGGGATATGCTGTCATAGAAG GAATAGTTCAGCCAGagggggagcccctggccagccAGTTTGTGCCCAGGTGCTTCGGAGTCATTCAAAAGGTCATTGTTCGGGAGCACAAGAAGGTCTGGAACAGCATCACAAACAcatg GAATGACAGAACGCAGAACAGCAAGGAGAGCACCAATACCGTCCCCTTCAGCCTTGTCCCACGTGGAGGTGATGGAGGAGACGGGGTCTCTGTTCAGGTGGTCTCCCCGCTGGAGGCCTCCAATCTCTGCCTCGAACCTGTGTACCGGCGCCTGCGCAAGGCCCAGGAGGGCTTCGTGGACTACATAGCGCAGGGGCTGAGTGGGGAGAAGCCGGTCGGGCTGCAGGAGACGGAGGAGATGCTGCGGGTCGGGGCCACCCTGACCGGATTCGGGGAGTTGGTCCTGGAACCTGGGAGAGTCCTGAAGCTGCAGCCCCCCAGGGACGGACAGGAGTATCTACTGCTCCTCTCTGACTACAAGAGCTTCCTGCAGCAGCACCAGAAGTCCCTCAGCATGTGGAAGGTTCTGACAGCTCTCTTCAGGCTCGCTGGAGCCACTCTCCTGGCCTACATTCTTTACAGGGAGTAtcggagacagacagacaacagcCAAGCCTGA